The Streptomyces sp. NBC_01298 genome contains the following window.
GGGACCTGGTCCTCGCCGGCTCGATGGTGGTCTACGGGGAGGGCCGCTACGAGTGCCCCCGCCACGGGGTGGTCCGCCCGGGCCCGCGCCGCGCCGCCGACCTGGCCGCGGGCCGCTTCGAACCGCACTGCCCCACCTGCGACTCGGAGCTGGCGCCGGGGCTGGTGGCCGAGGACGCCCCGACGGATCCGCGCAACGTGTACGCGACCACGAAGCTGGCCCAGGAACACCTGGCGGCCTCCTGGGCCCGGTGCGTGGACGGCCGGGCGGTGTCGCTGCGCTACCACAACGTGTACGGCCCGGGAATGCCGCGCGACACCCCGTACGCGGGCGTGGCCTCCTTCTTCCGCTCCTCGCTGGCGCGGGGCGAGGCCCCGCAGGTGTACGAGGACGGCGGCCAGCGGCGGGACTTCGTCCACGTGACGGACGTCGCGGAGGCCAACGCCCTGGCCCTGGAGGCCTCGACACCGCCCGGCGTGTGCACCGCGTACAACGCCGGCAGCGGAACCCCGCACACGGTCGGCGAGATGGCCACCGCCCTGGCCGCGGCCCACGGTGGCCCCGCGCCCGTCGTCACCGGCGAATTCCGCCTCGGCGACGTCCGCCACATCACGGCCGACTCCCACCGCCTGCGCACGGACCTGGGCTGGCGGCCGGAGACGGACTTCGCCACGGGCATGCGGGACTTCGCCCACGCCTAGGTTCGTCCCACGGCCGCGCCCGTTCAGGCGGACGCCGGCCACATCCGGGCGGGCTCCGGCCACATCCAGCCCCGCCGGCGTTCGAGGCGCGGGGGTCCGGGGCCGGCCCCCGGCAACGGCGCCGCACCCCACCCACGGCGGGCGCCACCCTCCGGCCCCGCAGGCGTTCGAAGCGCGGGGCTGGAGGCGGCGCCCCGACCCCGGCCGGGCTCAGGCCGGCAGCGGCAGGGTCACCTCGAACCGGCACCCTCCGGGAACGTTCCGTACCGCCGCCCGCCCCGCGTGGGCCTCCACGATGCCCCGTACGATCGCCAGCCCCAGCCCCGCCCCCGCCGGAGGCGCCGGCACCGATGCCACTCCCGCCGAGGCCACTCCCGCCGACGCCACCCCCGCCGGAGGCGTCCGCGCCTGCGTGCCCCGCCAGCCCGTGTCGAAGACCCGCGGCAGGTCCTCCGCCGGGATGCCGCCGCAGCCGTCCGTCACCGAGACGACCACCGCTCCCCCGCCGTCCCGCACCGAAGCCGCGATCGCCACCGTGCCGTCCACCGGCGTGTGCCGGATCGCGTTGATCAGCAGGTTGGCCAGGACCCGGGTCATCTCCTTGCCGTCCACCTCCACCGGCACCCGGTCCACCGCTCCGCCGTCGAGCCGCACCCCGCGCTCCCGCGCCAGCGGATGCACCCCGGACAGCGCGTCTCCGACCAGGTCGTACACGGACATCCGGCTCGGGCTCAGCGCCAGTGCCCCCGCGTGGATGCGGGACAGTTCGAAGAGGTCACCGACCATGGAGTTCAGCCGGTCCACCTCGGTGCGGATCTGCCGGTGGTAGCGCGCCGGATCCTCCGCCATGCCGTCCTCCAGCGCCTCGGACATCGCCCGCAGCCCCGCCAGCGGGGTCCGCAGATCGTGCGAGATCCAGGCCACCAGCTCCCGCCGCGAGGTCTCCAGCGCCCGCTCCCGTTCCCGGGACACCGCCAGCTTCTCGCTCGTCGCCGCGAGCTCCCGCGACAGGGAGTCCAGTTCCGCCGTCGCGAGGCCCGGCGGCGCCGCGAAGCTGCCGCCGTCACCGAAGTTCCGTGCGGCCAGCGACAGGTCCCGGCTGCGGGCCACCACCCACCGCCCCAGCACCAGCGCCACGGCCAGCGAGACCACCGCCGCCATGGCAACGACCAGGGTGACGACCCCGAGGTCGTGCCGGGAGAGGAACATCGCCTGGGCCACGGCCAGCGTCCCGGCCAGCATGGCGGTGACCGTCACCGCGGCGATCACCGTCAGGGACACGGCCACCGAGCGGTGCCGCACCAGCCTGAGCACGAGCGCCCCGAGCGCCCCCGCGCACACGGCCCCGCCGAACGCGAACAGCGCGATGAGCAGTATGTCCTTCATGCCGCGGCCACCTCGCCCGGTTCGAAGCGGTAGCCGACGCCCCACACCGTCTGGATCAGCTTCGGCCTCCCCGGGTCCTCCTCGACCTTGGCGCGCAGGCGGCGTACGTGCACCGTCACCGTCGACAGGTCGCCGAAGTCCCAGCCCCACACCTCGCGCATCAGATCCTCCCGCCCGTGCGCCTGCCCGGGATGCCGCAGGAAGTGCGCCAGCAGATCGAACTCCCGCACTGTCAGCGCCAGTTCGCGGCCGTCCTTCGCCGCCCGGTGGGTGGCCGGATCGAGGGTGATCCCGGCGCCCGTGAGCCGGTCCCCTCCCCCGCCGGCCGCCGAGACGGCTTCGGCCCCGGCGGCCGCCGCGCGGCGCAGCACGGAGGCGACCCGCAGGACGAGCTCGCGCGGGCTGAAGGGTTTCGTGACGTAGTCGTCCGCGCCCAGTTCCAGTCCCGCGATCCGGTCGTCCTCGTCGCCGCGCGCGGTCAGCATGATCACGGGCACCGGACCGTCCGCGCGGAGCCTGCGGCACACCTCCAGCCCGTCCAGACCCGGCAGCATGAGGTCCAGTACGACCAGGTCCGGCCGGATCAGCGCGGCGTGGGCGAGCGCCGCCCGACCGTCGGCGACGCTCTCCACCGTGTAGCCCGCGCGCCTCAGGTAGCCGGTGACGACCTCCGCCACCGTGGGGTCGTCGTCGACGACCAGGATCCGGGCGGGCGCCTGCTCCGTACCGCCACCGCTGCCGATCCTGCCGCCGCTGCCGCTGCCGCTACCGTTCACGCCGTCACCGCTCATACCGTCCAGCCTCCCACCCCCGGGCTCCCTCCCGGACCCCGGATCGCGTCCGTGGGAGCGACGTCCGCGTTTCGTAAGGAGTGCACGGCCCTTTTACGGGCCCCCGGTTCCTACGGTGAATCCGTGAGCGAAACCGTGACGGTAGACGTCGTACTTCCCTGTCTGAACGAGGCCGAGGCCCTGCCCTGGGTGCTCGCGCGCATTCCGGACGGCTGGCGGGCCCTGGTCGTGGACAACGGTTCCACCGACGGCTCCGCCGAGCTCGCGCGGAGCCTCGGCGCGACCGTGGTCACCGAGTCCCGGCGCGGTTTCGGCGCCGCCTGCCACGCCGGACTGCTCGCCTCCGAGGCGGACGTCGTCTGCTTCTGCGACTGCGACGCCTCGATGGACCCCGGGCTGCTGACCGGCTTCGTGGCGGCCGTCGCCGCGGGCGAGGCCGATCTGGTGCTCGGCCGGCGCCGTCCGCGGGGCCGCGGCGCCTGGCCCGCGCACGCCCGGGCCGGGAACCTGGCGCTGGCCCGGCTGCTGCGCCGGCGGACCGGCCTGCGGCTGCGCGATCTGGGCCCGATGCGGGCCGCGCGACGGCAGGGCCTGCTCGGACTGGACCTGTCGGACCGGCGCTCCGGCTACCCGCTGCAGATGGTGGTCCGGGCCGCGGACGCGGGATGGCGGGTCCGGGAGGTGGACGTGCCGTACCTGCCGCGCTCGGGGAAGTCGAAGGTGACGGGCACCTGGCGGGGCACCTGGCAGGCGGTGCGCGACATGAGCCGGGT
Protein-coding sequences here:
- a CDS encoding sensor histidine kinase — encoded protein: MKDILLIALFAFGGAVCAGALGALVLRLVRHRSVAVSLTVIAAVTVTAMLAGTLAVAQAMFLSRHDLGVVTLVVAMAAVVSLAVALVLGRWVVARSRDLSLAARNFGDGGSFAAPPGLATAELDSLSRELAATSEKLAVSRERERALETSRRELVAWISHDLRTPLAGLRAMSEALEDGMAEDPARYHRQIRTEVDRLNSMVGDLFELSRIHAGALALSPSRMSVYDLVGDALSGVHPLARERGVRLDGGAVDRVPVEVDGKEMTRVLANLLINAIRHTPVDGTVAIAASVRDGGGAVVVSVTDGCGGIPAEDLPRVFDTGWRGTQARTPPAGVASAGVASAGVASVPAPPAGAGLGLAIVRGIVEAHAGRAAVRNVPGGCRFEVTLPLPA
- a CDS encoding NAD-dependent epimerase/dehydratase family protein, with protein sequence MRVLVTGGSGFIGSHIVTTLRLHGHDPLVLDLVPPPNGGEFVRADVREPEAVRRALRGVDSVCHQAAMVGLGKDFADAPAYVSHNDLGTAVLLAAMADGGVRDLVLAGSMVVYGEGRYECPRHGVVRPGPRRAADLAAGRFEPHCPTCDSELAPGLVAEDAPTDPRNVYATTKLAQEHLAASWARCVDGRAVSLRYHNVYGPGMPRDTPYAGVASFFRSSLARGEAPQVYEDGGQRRDFVHVTDVAEANALALEASTPPGVCTAYNAGSGTPHTVGEMATALAAAHGGPAPVVTGEFRLGDVRHITADSHRLRTDLGWRPETDFATGMRDFAHA
- a CDS encoding response regulator transcription factor, which translates into the protein MLVVDDDPTVAEVVTGYLRRAGYTVESVADGRAALAHAALIRPDLVVLDLMLPGLDGLEVCRRLRADGPVPVIMLTARGDEDDRIAGLELGADDYVTKPFSPRELVLRVASVLRRAAAAGAEAVSAAGGGGDRLTGAGITLDPATHRAAKDGRELALTVREFDLLAHFLRHPGQAHGREDLMREVWGWDFGDLSTVTVHVRRLRAKVEEDPGRPKLIQTVWGVGYRFEPGEVAAA
- a CDS encoding glycosyltransferase family 2 protein, encoding MSETVTVDVVLPCLNEAEALPWVLARIPDGWRALVVDNGSTDGSAELARSLGATVVTESRRGFGAACHAGLLASEADVVCFCDCDASMDPGLLTGFVAAVAAGEADLVLGRRRPRGRGAWPAHARAGNLALARLLRRRTGLRLRDLGPMRAARRQGLLGLDLSDRRSGYPLQMVVRAADAGWRVREVDVPYLPRSGKSKVTGTWRGTWQAVRDMSRVLAQPAGGPASDGAAPGGTTPDGTAPGGPAAGRAGAGTPSGGAR